The following DNA comes from Papaver somniferum cultivar HN1 chromosome 4, ASM357369v1, whole genome shotgun sequence.
TCAAAAAATACCTTTTAGATATCAACCAATATGGACTTATCATCCAGAATTTCTGTAACTTATAAAACAATCATGGGAATAAGAATGTATGGGGAATCCTGCTTTTAATTTTACGAGTAAGCTTAAGAGGTTCAAAATAAGGGTAAAACAACGGAACTGGGAGGTTTTTGGACACTAGAATCAAAGTCAAagaaactgaagatgaagtttTAAAAGCTACATTGCTCTCAGATGGTCAACCAGAGAATGTAACTCTACTCAACAATCTAGTAACTGCAAGAGGAAAACATGAATTGGCATCTCAACAATACAGTGAATTACTAAGATCAAAGTCAAGAAGAAAATGGGTGAAAGAGGTGGTGCAAACACAGGTTTTTTTCATACTTCAATGAAGGTTAGAAATGCTCATAATAACATTGCAGAACTTGAAGACTCAAATGGCAATATAATTGTTGAACAAAATCAAATTGCAAATTTGTTAGTGAATCATTTTCAGAAGAAATTTGAACATCAGGATGTAAGTTATGAAGAAAGTTTTTTTTAACTCCATTCCCAAGGTaataattgaagaagataatGCACTAATGGATGCTCTGCCCTCAGCACAAGAGATTGAAGATGCTATTTTTTCTATGGATCCAAACAGCTCTCCTGGTCCTGATGGATTTCCAGGTAGTTTCTAAAGATTCTCATGGGAAATTATATGCAAGTATTTAATCAATGCAGTACAATACTGTTGGAGATGCAGATTTATACCAAAAGGGATGAACTCCAACTTTATGTTTTTGCTACCTAAAATACTTGGTGCTAGGAGAACTGATCAATTCAGGCCAATTGGTTTAtctaatttttgttttaaaatcatCACAAGAATAATCACAACAAGAATAATCACAACAAGACCACACTCAGTTCTGCATAAGGTAATATCTAGTCATCAAGGTACTTTCATAAAAGGGAGAAACATTCGGGAGAAGATTGTGCTTGCATCAGATCTTGTAAATGAATTAAATACCAAAAGAAGAGGTGGAAATGTAGGTTTAAAGTTGTACATTACTCAAGCTTTTAATTCAATGAGCTGGGAATTCATTTTCGAAACACTAAATCACTTTGGATTCTCTCAAGTGGGAATTAATTGGATGAAGATAATCTTTGAATCTGCAAGGATTTTAGTGATTATAAATGGAGGGCCATTTGGtttctttgaaggaggaagaGGGCTCAGACAAGGAGATCCACTATCTCCCATTCCCTTTGTGATAGCTGAAGAAGTATTGAGCAGAAACTTAACTAAAATGATTCAAGAGGGTTTAATCCAAACAATGGTTAATAGAAATGGATGTCAGCCATCTCACTTGATGTTTGCAGATGACATATTTATATTCTGCAATGGGCACAAAAGAACATTAGACAACTTGATGGGATTACTAATGAAGTATCAAGCTACATATAGACAAATAGTTAACAGAGCAAAAATCAAATGCTTTGTTGGTGGAGAAACTGAACAAGGAAGATTAATCATTGCAGAAAGATTACAAATTGAGCTTTCAGAATTTCCTGACAAATATTTGGGTGTAATATTATTTCCTGGAAGAGTTAAAACAACTCAAGTTTGGGGGATAGTGTAaatgctacaaaaacaacttGCTGGTTGGATTGGTAAACTACTTGCATTCTATGATGGATTAATCTTAGTTAAATTTGTGCTATGCAGCTTTCCAATATACAACATTTTTGTCTACAAATGGCCAAAATCTGTGATTAAAGAATGTGAAAGGATAATCAGAAATTTTTTATGGACTGGTGATCCATCTATGAAGAAATTGATAACTGTAAAATGGGAGGAAGTAAATGCACCATTTGCTGAAGGAGGTCTTGGTCTTAGAAGGTTAGAAGTGGTAAAAAAAGCTTTGTTGTTAAAACTGCTTTGGAAAATTGAAACTGAAGATGAGGAATGGACCAGATTCATGAGGGAAAAATACAAAAACAATGATGTGACTGGATTACTGGATACAAAAAATCTTCCATATGGCCTGGACTTAAATGGGTGATGAATGATCTTAATGAAGGAAGTAGATGGTTGGTGAGGAATGGAAGAAACATCTCAGTTTGGCAAGACAAGTGGATAAAAGAAAATGCTTTGATTGATCAACATCAAAATGATCCATTTATACAACAACACAAGAATTTAAAATTAAGTGATCTGATTGTAAATGGAGAATGGCATATATCTGATGAAATGCTGCAATTTATTGAGCTAACTGACTTACCAGTTATTGGGTCTGGGAGTGACAAAAGAATATGGGAGGCTGACTTAAATGGCAAGTTTTCAGTTGTTAATTCTGTGCATCAGATAAGAGAGAAATACCAGTAAATCAGTTGGGCTAAGTATGTGTGGAGCCCttacatacatccatacacatcaAGTGCTAAGAGGAGCATGTGCAACTGAAGAAAATGTCAGGAAAAAGGGTTTCAATACAGTCTCCAAGTGCTATTTATGTGGTAATGGACAAGACAACATGGAGCACATCCTATGGGAGTGTTCATTCAGTCTGGAGATTTGGAAATGGCTTGCAGGTATGTTCAGTCTAATATTCCCGCCAAATTTGATGAAGTTATTATATGTGTTAAGAAACATAGTTCTGCCATAAGAAAGATATGGTATATCAGTGCTTTCTCAGTAATGGTGGAGTTATGGATGACAAGAAACTTGAGAATATATGAGAATACTAATCCAAATACTGAAAAGTTCAAGCACAAGATACTAAGCTTCACAAAGGAATGTGGCATGAGAGTTAATGACACTTTGAAGAACTGTTAGTATGACTTGAATATTATAGTAAGCTTTGGGATTAAGGGGATCACAACCAAAAACTCTTTTGTGAAACAAGTATTCTTTAGATTTCCTcaaatagataaaactttaaTCTGATGTAATGGTGCAACAAAAGGTAATACACGAGCTGCAGGTATTGGATTTATTGCCAGGAAAAGTGATGGTTCATGTTTGGGTGCAGGGAGTGGAGGTTTAGGAATCACTACAAACTACATTGCAGAAGTAATGACACTAGTTGCAGCAGGAGAATGGGAAGCGAGTAAACATCTCAAGAATTCGTGCTTCAGTTTGGACTCTATGGAAGTCATAATGGCATTTTCAAGAGGAAAAATTCCCTGGATAGTCAAAAACAGATGGAGCAAGGTGATTAATTTTTTAAGCATCATGACCTTTAGAAATTCTTACAGGGAAGTGAACTTCTCAGCTGATTTAGCTAAGAAAGGGACAAATCTGAAAAGAGGAGAAGTGATTCTATATGATGGAAGGCCAATCTTTTTGGGAATAATAGAACAAGAAAATTCTCATTACTTTAGACTTACTTGAAAATAAGTTAGGAAGATAAATTCTATAATTTCTTTTAGTTACTTTTGGCTTTTCAGTAAGATAGTCTTGGTATGTCAAGACTTCTTTTTACATTTGAGTTTCTCCAATTTTGAGTAGTAAAATTTatatgatttagcaaaaaaaaaagtattgttGGTGCTAAGATGGAGATGCAGGTGATGATTCTGTAGCTGTTATTCAGTTACAGGGATTTGTTAGTTATTGAATGGAGTTACATTTGTACTGTATCTAATGAAGATAATGGGGAGAGCCGCAGTCATGTTGAAATATAGATGAATTGAACTTGGGGCTGATAGTATATGATGCAGGGATTGAGCTTTAAGAACTGGAAGTTGTCGAGAAGGGTGTATGTGTGTTTGAATTGACGATAAAGTGAAGAAAGGGTTGTTAACGGGTATTGTAGGATTAGTTAGTGCTTGTAGTGCAGGCTTGCAACTGCTATTACAGGTAACCTGAGTTTATGTTTGTAATCCTATTTTGAAGTTTATTTAGAATTGAAGTAAAGTTGAAATGAAACTTTGTCAGGTAGAAATGGTTTCTCAGAGTTTAAGAATATTTTGTTTATGTGTGATGTtgttgcaccatgatggtgcagcAAAGTGTTTGGCATGTGCAATGGCTTAGGCCAGTATCCTTTCTGTTCAATCAGATGTCTGAATGATATTAGCTTCTCTGACTCAGTTGTTTGACTGGGTTTTTATGAATATGAAATACCTGAATCAGTCTTATTGACTGAGTTGACCTAAACTGATTCATGTTGACTCGTTGACCGAGTTAACCCTTTGAGTTGTCCATTTACTTGACCtggacttagacgttgactgttaactcagatggactggaccttGGGTTATTGGGCTAGTTTAATGGACCTGGGCTTAAGACTAGTTTTCCTATAATTTAcgttttggacctcttgtggtccgaattagactttgattccttctacaaagttgtagatattcattagAAAAATCAAATGAACTATAAAATcactaattggattagtaaactcttgGATATGATTAATATATATAATGAAAGagatgtagaaccataaatgggcttagaaccattagatagtcacttagcctataactagagacttgtatgaTTTTAcgttatgagccttgtatgagccttttggataatttcttagaaagcttgtatgattaacagttggtCAATATTAACAACGACCGATTCAAAAGATGAACCTGTTGATTGTGGATTTCAAGGTAggcgtggattgtcatcaaaacaggtgggaactctcgtaaccttcttgtaatcactGAGTTTATTTTCCTTGCGAGCATGATGTACTTTAATAATTGTACGAGTGTATATTCTAATTGCAAACGATGTTGCTTTGAATGTAACTGTGTGTGTGTAATATGCGTTGTATGATTTCACCGCGAAGAGTGTCTGTGTTTCCGCGcggctcttagctaagttaaATATGGCGATAAGTCATCCGTCGGAAATAGTATTAGTAGGGCGGTAAGTCATCCGTTTGACCATTACtataactatttcatttagtAGGGTGGTAAGTTATCTGTTTGGATATTATTGCTTATTAAGATAGTAGGGAGGTAAGTCATCCGTCGGCAATAGTACCTAGTAGAGCGGTAAGtcatccgtttgaatattatatatactattttatttgagggaaatcactcgtgtgcatattatacttgtttgtctaaatttctgatcttgatggtaatattctgaatcatggtttctATGGGaactctgtgtggacgatgttattattattcattagggttgctctcgcgtcgtcttctctaATGATTTTGCTGATattagagtgacacttgcttcatgatgcataaattactgaactagattagtttcgtcttgtttctttcaacttaTATTCAtgtagaactgtgaagcatgttagtgattacttgagagttacatGTTTTCATTGAGCACCCTTCAGGGATAATGTGTTCACTCGTTCCGACTTCAGTTTTCATTAATCAGAGAGAAAGGAGCGCGAGATGATATCCGTTTTTGTATCTTAGTGCTTTACCGTATCTGGTGTTGTCGTGTATcttttattttatgtattatttttttattctgtaaaacaacacatttagATATTCATAtaacatgagagactttcaaatatattgtatcagagagtttgggtttgtttGTTAGCACTTTGTGTGAAGATGGTTCTTTAGATCGATAATCTAGAttctgatgcttcaattaggttttaATCCTTCTAGTTAAACAGGTATTTAGGATGGGGCGTCACAAAACGGATTCTCCAAATCCGGGAAGGAGAAGATTTCTTTTGCCCACGTACGGATTTGGGGGTATCCATGCCAAACTCGGATTCAAAATCATCCACTGCTTCCAGGTTAGTTCTTAATTGGTCTTCTTCCGCCGGGTCGACTGCAATTTCTACGGTAACACCCGTCTGCCATTTCTCGATAATTCcattttcgtctgtcaccatctagtgcttaccccgcaacaatctcactgttacgtactaagcagtggacttaatgttgacggtggcttttagttcatggctaaaatcgtaaaaccatatatTTAATGTGATATCGTTCTGCAAAGAAATAGAGCCATTTAATATATATGAGTGCctacctctttacttacatatgtgttGAGAAACTCGGTATacttatatatatgaaatttatttagAATAGTGTTGGTTGCAAAAATCCCAGGTATActgtaaattttattaatctccCACCTGCATTATTACTTATGCATGGCTTGCTGAGTATTTTcactatgctatgttcccagatattgacatgatatgacaactAATGTTCGTTCTCATCTGAGCAGCATGAGTTTTCCGAAGTTTCAagattaagatgtgcatgaaagTACCCAATCAGAGAAACGCAAGCTGTGCTGCTCTTCGAGATAAAAACTAGTGATTTTGTATCAACGCACAAAATTCAcgaaaattgattaattttatgTCAtctcgcaaaattcaattttttcaaaccaattttatcaatttacaaaaattaggttttttgcggtctgtgcaatatctcgatccctattggtcgagacaaacctaggaaaactaggaaattgatccatcatggaactagtaggagaagaatcctaccaaaagttggaaaacaagaaataaaaggaaaCTGTGATAAATAAAGGCAGCAGCAAAAAGGGGCGCGGCCGCGCCGCTTGGCCGGTCGGTTTTCCCTAGCGGGCGCCTCCcctggccgaccggccatgccctatatTGTGGTGTGCCGGCTCCTCTTTCTCATTAGCCAATCAAATCGCTCCAAAGTCGCATCCTATACTTTTAATTAAAGGTGAAAATTGGCTGGGCGACGCGATTAATTTCTTAAGAAATTAAATCTAGACTGCCCATGTTAGTCTCAAAACGATCACGGCCGTACGACTTGGCCCGCCAATTTATCAAGCTTATCCTTCTCCTAGCGCGACCAAACGAACTCCAAGATGTTCACCGACCGGCCCTCTGTTATTTTAGCCAATCACAACCCTCCTAGCACGCAGGAAGCATCCGCAATTGctagccaaagtaggctagtcgagccACTTGAAAAGGGTCTTAATTAAGCCATACCGCCCAAGGAAGACTTAAACTCATCATGGCCATCCAACTTGGCCAGCCGGATTGAacggcttagatctaatttgggCCGACCAATGAGGTGTCGTTATGATCACCGGCGGCCCGTCGTTGACTTCGACCAACCACACCACTTCTATCTTGTGTGTTGCGCTCCGAATTAttggccaaagtaggctagtcacgCTGCCTACAAAATCTTTAAATAACACTATCAATAActaccgcaaatcatctcaaccatccaacttggctagatgATTTAACCGGCTTAAATCAAATTTGGGCCGACCAATGGGAGGTCGAAATGGCTACCAGCCATCCTTCTCCTATGAGGGACGACCATCTCATCTCTAAGGTACAGGGATGGCTTCTGGAAGCTGCCCAAAGATGGTCGGTCACGCCTGTTTTAAGACCGTGAATTCCGCGACTAACTAAGGCAGGTTctgaacaacgatgcttcatgagcatcgattattttgagttgcatgcttaaaagcgatgctttacgagCATCGAATACAAgctatattttatgaatatcgatttcacaaataacttaattatttaacctaaaaacaTTGTATGCTATttttttgcggcaagtctcacgacttgacttGACACATATAATTGCCCgtcgcctagcttgcgcgtgattggtcgaaataattaggtcttacaggcaagacccactcagcaacttgctacatattttctacaaaatactcgagacatcaaacatgtcacaaactgggggatgttcatcatagtattggtttggcagtttatAGCGTGCGTCGTGCAAcgtgcccattatgagaaagtttcAGGAAAGGCGGATAGTTAGTGGAGAGAAGTAGTGGGAGCAAAATCGACCAGTGTTCCCTTCATaatagggacgtggttttcactATTTTGCACGATCTCCACTTTTCCATTACTCCATTTCTtcaacttcctatgagatcagagtgttcgattatgacttgtataaatagatattCAATCTAAAGAGGGTTCATTAACGCAAGTATCCAGATAACACCAAGAACCTATAGCTTACATTCTGTAAGTGGGTTATACATTCTTAtataagtcataaaacaaccacatttTCGTAGTCCattattctgatctcaacaccttttttgcttccctccctaagatcaacccttctccttcattttgtgaccgaagcaagactagaatgaccatttcttggtttaggacagaattgtacagattgatctctcaaatctaaagtactcctatgcttttttttttttgcttaacaaagAATTATATTAATTACCAAAGGTGATAAAAAAAATTTTACAAAAGGAAACTAAAAAGCGCAGAATACAACTAgagacaaaacaaaaaacaagctAATAAAATGGATTTAACAAATTTTGTAGTAAGGTTGGTTTGGTATCTCCATTGGATTTGAGAACTGAGGCCTTGACTCATAAATTCTTCTTTCACCTCTTGAAAGATTAGCTCCTTTCTTTGATAGATCATCAGCAGAGAAATTAGTCTCCTCGTAAACATGTATGAAGCACCAAGTTTTAAGTCTTGCACAGATTTTCTCCCATCTTTTATGGAAAACCATGGAATTTTGTTGCTCTGAAATGCACTGATTGCAGCTGATGAATCAGTTCTGAATAATACCTCTTCATGGCCTTTGCTTAATGCCCATTCTCCTGCATTCAGAACTGCTAGTATCTTTGCATAATAGTCAGTCGAAACACCCAACCCACCTGAAACAGCTACCAAGAATTCTCCTGAGCTTGTTCTACCAATAAATCCATAGCCTGAGATACCTGGATTTCATTTTGATGCACCATCACAGCATATCAGAATTTTGTTTGGAAGAGGAAGTTGAAAGAAAATTTCTTTAACTCTAGTACCTTTTACTTTTCTGCATTTTAGCCCCAAATCTTTCAAAACTTGTAAATCATAAGAGCAATTCCACATTGGTTCTTTCACTCTAACCTCACATTCCATTGTGAACTTTAAAAACTTCTTATTAATTTGATCTAGAGAGAAACCCTCTTCCTCATATAGcaatttttttcttgtaaaccATAACTCTCTCATTGTAATGAAAGATGCAGCTCTCCAAACTTCTTTAATGGCAGGGCTCTTATTCTTTGCCATTTTCAGGCTCTCTTCAAATGATTTAGGattgatgaaattaaacatgttTCCTAGCCATTTCCAAATGATTTCACTGAAGTTACAAAACCATAGTAAGTgttctttattctcttcttccttTTTGCAGAAACAACATCTTGAAGCCAATTGAACTTTTATTTTCTTGAGGTTTTCATCTGTGGAACATATTCCCCTAACTAATTTCCATATGTTACTTGATATATTAGGATGAATAGATGGGTGCCATACCTGAGTTGTCCACTGcatttttggaaatttctctcTTATTGCTTCCACAGCAGAAGCCACAGTGAATTCACCTGAAATTATATGTGTCCATATTCTTCTATCTTCTCCTCCTCCTAATACAGGTAATTCATTTGTTTCAATCATCTCCATCATTTCACCTGGAATTACCCATTCTCCTTCAAGAATAAGATCAGCTACCTTCATGTTTGGGAATTGTTGGACATAAGAATGATTATGAAAATTATCTTCTAATGCTCTGTCTTGTATCCATTTATCCTTCCACACATATATATTTTCACCATTTCCAACCAACCATATTGTACCTTCCTGTACATCTTCTATCACCCATTTTATTCCTTGCCATATTGATGATTTCTTGTAGTATGAAATCCATTCACCCTTTTTATTCTGAAATTTAGCTTGAAAGAACTTTGACATTTCCTTTGTACCATGTTGAATCTTCCAAAATAGCTTCATAATAAGAGCTTTATTAACCACTTTCAATCTTCTTATTCCAAGTCCACCCTCACTAACAGGAGAACACACTTTATTCCATTTTAATGTTACTTGTTTCCTTTGAGAAGGATCACCAGTCCATAACAAGTTTCTAATGTTCCTCTCACATTCTTTTATTACTCTTTTTGGCCATCTCTACACTGACATATTATATATAGGTAGACTGATTAAtacaaattttattaggatcaGTCTTTCTTGAAAGGAGAGCAACTTACCCTTCCACCCTGCTAGTCTATCTTGCATCATCTCAACTCCATTCCATACATGATATGATTTCACTCCACCAGAAAATAATTGAACTCCCAAATACTTATTTGGAAATTCTGCCAAAGGGATTCCATATTCTTCTGAAATTTGAAGCTTCCTCCTGTCATTGGTACCTCCAATAAAGCACCTACTTTTTTCCATACTGATTCTTTGTCCTGAGGAGTCTTGGTAGATTTTAAGTAATTCCATAAGTTTTTTAACATTTCTTCTTTCCccattacaaaacagaaaaacatcATCTGTAAAAAGAATGTGAGATGGCTTGATTCCATTTCTATTTACCATTTCCTTCAGAGAACCTTTTTGTATTTCACTTGTTATCTTTCTACTAAGAGCATCTTCTGcaataacaaaaataagaggagacaGGGGATCACCCTGTCTCAAACCTCTCCCTATTTTGAAGTAACCTTCAGGACCACCATTTACTAATATTGATATTCTTGCTGAATTGAGAAGTTCTTGAAGCCAGTAAATTGTTGTACCTGATACTCCAAACTTTCTCATGACTTGGAATAGAAAGTTCCATCTGAGAGAATCATAGGCTTGTGTAATGTCTATTTTTAACCCAAAATTACCCCCTCTTCTTTTGATATCCAACTCATTAACCATTTCAGAATCTAAAACAATTTGTTCTTGTATTGTTCTTCCTTTTATATTAACTCCTTGTTGTGGTGAAACCATTTTATGAATTATGCTCCCCATCCTTGTAGCCCAATTTTTTGTAAAAATCTTGAAGCTGAAATTCATTAATCCAATAGGTCTATATTGCTTTGCCTTTTTTGCATTGTTGGTTTTTGGTATCATCTTAAGGAAATTTGCATTTAGTCCCTCAGGTATAAAACTTCTTATCCAGCAGTATTGAATTGCATCTGTGAGATCTTTACCAATAATTTCCCAAGCATATCTATAAATCCACCCTGCAAATCCATCTGGTCCTGGTGCACTCTCTGGATTGAGATCAAAAATATTTGTTTTAATTTCTTCCTTAGAAGGAGTTGATTCTAGCATTTTATTATCTTTAGTACTTAATACTTTTGGAATTACATccaaaaattgatgatttatCTCCATCTCTTGGAATTTGAACTTTTCTTCAAAATGGGCAACAATATTTGAAGCAATATCTCTCTGTGAAGTTATTATGTttccatcatcatcttctaaCTCTACTACCATGTTATGATCTTGCCTTACTTTCATATTAACATGGAAGAATTTAGTATTTGAAGCTCCATCTTTAAGCCACATtactcttgatttttgttgaaTGATGTCTTTTTGTTGTTGAGAAAGAACTTCCAACTTCCCTCTTGTAGTTACCAACTTATTTAAGAGTATAGTATTTTCTGGTTCTTGGTCTGATGCAACGGTATAGTTCAATATTTCCTCTTCTGCAGTCTTCATATTTTTATTAACATTCCCAAAAACTGACCAATTCCATTCCTTAATATCATTTTTCAGTCTCTTAACCTTGAACATGAAAATATATATAGGATTACCTTTTACTGCTTTACTCCATGAATCTTTAATAAATGGTAGGAAACCAGAATGATTCTTCCACACCTTGAGTGCTCTGAATGGAACATTTGTTGGCTTTGGGATTGAGTTATTCCCCCAAAATAAAGTACTATGATCAGATACCCATCTTGCACCTACTTTATATGCCCAACTTGGATACATGTCAATCCATTTATCATTGTATATTGCTCTGTCCAAATTACATACTATTCATTTTTTCCAGCTCCATTGTTGCACCAAGAGAATTCCAAACCAGAGTGAGGAGCTTGGATTAATCCACAACTGTGTAGGCAGTTATTGAATTCTATCATTGATATTCATAATGGCCCTAAACATCCCtttttctcttcctctttgagaaCTGAATTAAAGTCACCAATTGCAAGTCATGGTTTATTTAAAGAACTAACCTCTTCCATCTCACACTATAATTTTCTTCTATGAACTGTTAATAAGTTTGCATGAATTCCAGTGATTAGT
Coding sequences within:
- the LOC113272761 gene encoding uncharacterized protein LOC113272761, producing the protein MYPSWAYKVGARWVSDHSTLFWGNNSIPKPTNVPFRALKVWKNHSGFLPFIKDSWSKAVKGNPIYIFMFKVKRLKNDIKEWNWSVFGNVNKNMKTAEEEILNYTVASDQEPENTILLNKLVTTRGKLEVLSQQQKDIIQQKSRVMWLKDGASNTKFFHVNMKVRQDHNMVVELEDDDGNIITSQRDIASNIVAHFEEKFKFQEMEINHQFLDVIPKVLSTKDNKMLESTPSKEEIKTNIFDLNPESAPGPDGFAGWIYRYAWEIIGKDLTDAIQYCWIRSFIPEGLNANFLKMIPKTNNAKKAKQYRPIGLMNFSFKIFTKNWATRMGSIIHKMVSPQQGVNIKGRTIQEQIVLDSEMVNELDIKRRGGNFGLKIDITQAYDSLRWNFLFQVMRKFGVSGTTIYWLQELLNSARISILVNGGPEGYFKIGRGLRQGDPLSPLIFVIAEDALSRKITSEIQKGSLKEMVNRNGIKPSHILFTDDVFLFCNGERRNVKKLMELLKIYQDSSGQRISMEKSRCFIGGTNDRRKLQISEEYGIPLAEFPNKYLGVQLFSGGVKSYHRWPKRVIKECERNIRNLLWTGDPSQRKQVTLKWNKVCSPVSEGGLGIRRLKVVNKALIMKLFWKIQHGTKEMSKFFQAKFQNKKGEWISYYKKSSIWQGIKWVIEDVQEGTIWLVGNGENIYVWKDKWIQDRALEDNFHNHSYVQQFPNMKVADLILEGEWVIPGEMMEMIETNELPVLGGGEDRRIWTHIISGEFTVASAVEAIREKFPKMQWTTQVWHPSIHPNISSNIWKLVRGICSTDENLKKIKVQLASRCCFCKKEEENKEHLLWFCNFSEIIWKWLGNMFNFINPKSFEESLKMAKNKSPAIKEVWRAASFITMRELWFTRKKLLYEEEGFSLDQINKKFLKFTMECEVRVKEPMWNCSYDLQVLKDLGLKCRKVKGISGYGFIGRTSSGEFLVAVSGGLGVSTDYYAKILAVLNAGEWALSKGHEEFVVIPKPPLPAPKHEPSLFLAINPIPAARVLPFVAPLHQIKVLSI